In a genomic window of Methylobacter sp. YRD-M1:
- a CDS encoding malate--CoA ligase subunit beta: protein MDIHEYQAKEILSGYGVKIAEGGMAYSPEEAVQRSREIGGNVWAVKAQIHSGARGKAGGIKICKTDREVETAAEELLGKRLVTHQTGPAGKVCSRLYIEAGTDIAKELYFCFLVDRSSERIVMVGSAQGGMEIEELAETNPEAITKIYIEPAVGLQDYQAREMAFALGMDAAMLSHGVKTIKGCYRALRDLDANMVEINPLVITGSGELVALDAKMGFDDNALFRQPKVAELRDKTQEDAREMAAADRGLSYVGLDGDIGCMINGAGLAMATMDMIKLAGGEPANFLDVGGGASAERTEKAFRLVLADENVKAMLVNIFAGINRCDWIAEGVVEAVKKIDMKIPLIVRLSGTNVEEGRRIIAESGLPIITAETLAEAAEKAVQARNEAVAKAG from the coding sequence GTGGATATTCATGAGTATCAAGCGAAAGAAATTTTAAGCGGTTACGGGGTCAAAATCGCTGAAGGTGGGATGGCTTACAGTCCGGAAGAAGCAGTACAGCGCTCCAGGGAAATCGGCGGCAATGTCTGGGCTGTAAAGGCGCAGATTCATTCGGGAGCTCGTGGTAAAGCCGGCGGCATTAAAATCTGTAAAACAGACAGAGAAGTTGAAACGGCTGCAGAAGAGCTGCTGGGCAAAAGATTGGTTACGCATCAAACAGGGCCAGCGGGAAAAGTCTGCTCAAGACTGTATATCGAAGCCGGAACCGATATCGCGAAAGAGCTGTACTTCTGCTTCCTGGTTGATCGCAGTTCCGAGCGCATCGTTATGGTGGGTTCGGCGCAGGGCGGTATGGAAATTGAAGAGCTGGCCGAAACCAATCCTGAAGCCATTACCAAAATTTATATCGAGCCTGCGGTAGGTCTGCAGGATTATCAGGCGCGTGAAATGGCGTTCGCCCTGGGCATGGACGCGGCCATGCTGAGTCATGGCGTCAAAACGATCAAAGGCTGCTACCGTGCACTGCGCGATCTGGATGCCAACATGGTGGAAATCAATCCGCTGGTCATTACCGGCAGCGGTGAGTTGGTCGCTCTGGATGCGAAAATGGGCTTTGACGACAATGCGCTTTTCCGTCAACCGAAAGTCGCCGAGCTGCGCGATAAAACGCAGGAAGATGCGCGCGAGATGGCCGCGGCAGATCGCGGTTTGAGCTATGTCGGCCTGGACGGCGACATCGGCTGCATGATTAACGGCGCCGGTCTGGCCATGGCGACGATGGACATGATCAAACTGGCCGGCGGCGAGCCAGCCAACTTCCTTGATGTCGGCGGCGGCGCGTCAGCCGAGCGCACTGAAAAGGCCTTCCGTCTGGTATTGGCTGATGAAAACGTCAAAGCCATGCTGGTCAACATCTTTGCCGGCATCAACCGTTGCGACTGGATTGCCGAAGGCGTGGTCGAAGCGGTCAAGAAAATCGACATGAAAATTCCGTTGATCGTGCGTTTGTCCGGCACGAACGTGGAAGAAGGGCGTAGAATTATTGCTGAAAGTGGTTTGCCTATCATTACGGCAGAAACATTGGCAGAAGCTGCTGAAAAAGCCGTTCAAGCGCGTAATGAAGCTGTTGCAAAAGCTGGCTAA
- the thpR gene encoding RNA 2',3'-cyclic phosphodiesterase has translation MKKLFFALWPDDETRQKLVQLQQTINAKRVRWVSGQNLHATLVFLGNVDEATETAIQQSVAGISSEPFTLTFDRLSFWRRPRILCLTCQQFGQEVVALAEALDRAAADCGVRTDTRPYTPHITLARQARAIEQDFTPIIWRASSFCLMQSCSEPEGVYYKILQQWPFTKP, from the coding sequence ATGAAGAAGCTATTTTTTGCATTATGGCCGGACGATGAAACCAGGCAAAAACTTGTGCAGTTGCAGCAAACCATTAATGCCAAAAGGGTAAGGTGGGTTTCTGGGCAAAATCTGCATGCCACGCTGGTGTTTTTGGGCAATGTCGATGAAGCCACTGAAACAGCGATCCAACAGAGCGTTGCAGGCATTTCCAGCGAACCTTTTACATTAACGTTTGACCGGCTGAGTTTCTGGCGCAGGCCCAGGATTTTATGCCTGACCTGTCAGCAATTCGGGCAGGAAGTGGTGGCATTGGCGGAAGCGCTGGATAGAGCGGCGGCAGACTGCGGCGTGCGAACCGATACGAGGCCTTATACGCCGCATATTACTTTGGCCAGACAAGCCCGGGCTATCGAACAGGACTTCACCCCCATTATCTGGCGCGCCAGTTCATTTTGTCTGATGCAATCATGCAGTGAACCGGAAGGTGTCTATTATAAAATCCTGCAGCAATGGCCTTTTACTAAACCGTAG
- a CDS encoding aminotransferase class V-fold PLP-dependent enzyme, with protein MAGRNHLYIPGPTNVPSEILNAMHVNMEDHRSPIFPKLLTPLLQDLKKIFRTETGQAFIFPATGTAGWEIALTNTLNPGDKVLIYRFGQFSHLWAEMAKRLGFDVEIHQETWGKGVPLDRLEARLKEDTKHEIKAVLATHNETATGVTSDIGGVRKAMNAANHPALLFVDGVSSIASLDFRMDEWGVDGAISGSQKGFMLPAGGAFLAFSQKALQATEASTYPRCFLDLRDQMNANKDGYTPYTPALPILYGLRKSLDLLLEEGLENVYARHYRLAEGTRKAVAAWGLKLCAQPGFESDTVSAIVVPEDKDARNVISTAFNKYNISLGAGLSEVAGKVFRIGHVGDMNDVSMLGAIAGVEMAMLDNGFDIKPGSGVAAAIEYYRSTAK; from the coding sequence ATGGCTGGTCGTAACCACCTATATATTCCTGGCCCTACCAACGTGCCAAGTGAAATCCTGAATGCTATGCATGTCAACATGGAAGATCATCGCTCACCTATCTTCCCTAAATTGCTGACGCCTCTTTTACAGGACCTGAAAAAAATATTTAGAACAGAAACCGGGCAAGCGTTTATTTTCCCTGCTACGGGTACTGCAGGCTGGGAAATTGCCTTGACCAATACATTAAACCCAGGCGACAAAGTGTTGATCTATCGCTTTGGTCAATTCAGCCATTTATGGGCTGAAATGGCAAAACGCCTGGGCTTTGACGTTGAAATTCATCAGGAAACCTGGGGCAAAGGCGTTCCTCTGGACAGATTGGAAGCCCGCTTAAAAGAAGATACCAAACACGAAATCAAAGCTGTATTGGCAACACACAATGAAACAGCCACCGGCGTTACCAGCGATATCGGCGGCGTTCGTAAAGCCATGAATGCAGCCAACCATCCTGCCCTGCTGTTCGTTGACGGCGTCAGCTCGATTGCCAGCCTGGATTTCCGTATGGACGAATGGGGTGTTGACGGCGCCATCAGCGGCTCACAAAAAGGCTTTATGCTGCCGGCCGGCGGCGCATTCCTGGCTTTCAGCCAGAAAGCCCTGCAAGCCACTGAAGCATCCACCTATCCACGTTGCTTCCTTGATTTAAGAGACCAAATGAATGCAAACAAAGACGGCTATACACCGTACACACCTGCATTGCCTATCCTCTACGGTCTGCGCAAATCACTAGACCTGCTGCTGGAAGAAGGATTGGAAAATGTTTATGCGCGTCACTATCGCCTGGCTGAAGGCACGCGCAAAGCCGTTGCGGCGTGGGGATTGAAATTATGTGCACAACCCGGCTTTGAGTCTGACACGGTCTCTGCGATCGTCGTACCTGAAGACAAAGATGCTCGTAATGTAATCAGCACAGCATTCAACAAATATAATATCTCGCTGGGCGCAGGCTTGTCAGAAGTAGCCGGCAAGGTCTTCCGTATTGGTCATGTCGGCGACATGAACGACGTATCCATGCTGGGCGCTATCGCTGGCGTTGAAATGGCAATGCTGGATAACGGCTTCGATATCAAGCCTGGCTCAGGCGTTGCTGCTGCGATTGAATATTACCGGTCTACAGCAAAATAA
- the glyA gene encoding serine hydroxymethyltransferase, translating into MFKKSMTIAGFDDELFQAMEEERRRQEDHIELIASENYTSPRVMEAQGSQLTNKYAEGYPGKRYYGGCEFVDKAEQLAIDRAKELFGADYANVQPHSGSQANMAVFMALIQPGDTILGLALSDGGHLTHGAKPNFSGKIYNSVQYHLDPKTGLVDYDEVRRLAQEHRPKMIVAGFSAYSRVMDWARFREIADEVGAYLFVDIAHVAGLIAAGLYPNPMPYADVVTSTTHKSLRGPRGGLILCKSNPELEKKLDSNIFPGIQGGPLMHVIAAKAVAFKEAMQPEFRIYQQQVIKNAKAMAEVFMNRGFDVVSGGTDNHLMLVSLIPKGITGKAADAALGRAHITVNKNAVPNDPQSPFVTSGIRVGTPAPTSRGFKEPQMIEIANLMCDVMENMEDENVIAAVREKVGMLCARFPVYGE; encoded by the coding sequence ATGTTTAAAAAATCCATGACAATCGCCGGTTTTGATGACGAATTGTTCCAGGCGATGGAAGAAGAGCGTCGCCGTCAGGAAGACCACATCGAGCTGATCGCCTCCGAAAACTATACCAGCCCGCGCGTGATGGAAGCCCAAGGCTCTCAATTGACCAACAAGTACGCAGAAGGCTATCCCGGCAAGCGTTATTACGGCGGTTGTGAATTTGTCGACAAGGCCGAGCAGCTGGCAATTGACCGCGCCAAGGAACTGTTCGGTGCCGATTACGCCAACGTGCAGCCCCACTCAGGCTCGCAAGCCAACATGGCTGTGTTCATGGCGCTAATTCAACCCGGCGATACCATTTTAGGCCTGGCGTTGTCCGATGGCGGCCATTTGACGCACGGCGCCAAACCCAACTTTTCTGGCAAGATCTACAATTCCGTACAGTACCACCTAGATCCGAAAACCGGCCTGGTTGATTACGATGAAGTCAGACGTCTGGCGCAGGAACACCGCCCCAAAATGATCGTGGCCGGTTTCTCAGCCTATTCACGCGTCATGGACTGGGCGCGTTTCAGGGAAATCGCCGATGAAGTCGGCGCTTATCTGTTTGTCGATATCGCGCATGTGGCGGGCCTCATCGCCGCCGGCCTGTATCCCAACCCGATGCCTTATGCCGATGTTGTTACCAGCACCACGCACAAAAGCCTGCGCGGTCCTCGCGGCGGTCTCATCCTATGCAAGAGCAATCCTGAACTGGAGAAAAAGCTCGATTCCAATATCTTCCCGGGCATTCAGGGCGGCCCCTTGATGCACGTCATTGCGGCCAAAGCCGTAGCTTTCAAGGAAGCCATGCAGCCTGAATTCCGCATTTACCAGCAACAAGTCATCAAGAATGCCAAGGCCATGGCCGAAGTTTTCATGAATCGCGGCTTTGATGTCGTTTCGGGCGGCACCGACAATCACCTGATGCTGGTTTCGCTGATTCCCAAAGGCATCACCGGCAAAGCCGCCGACGCCGCCTTGGGCAGAGCGCATATTACCGTTAATAAAAATGCCGTGCCCAACGACCCTCAATCGCCGTTTGTCACCAGCGGCATTCGCGTCGGCACGCCGGCTCCGACATCGCGCGGCTTTAAAGAGCCGCAAATGATCGAAATCGCCAACCTGATGTGCGATGTCATGGAAAACATGGAAGACGAAAACGTCATCGCCGCAGTACGCGAAAAAGTCGGCATGCTGTGTGCTCGCTTCCCTGTTTACGGTGAATAA
- a CDS encoding HpcH/HpaI aldolase/citrate lyase family protein — protein MSHTLYEASVQRVQRCELAVPGSNPGMFEKALKSGVDFIFLDLEDAVAPDDKLQARKNVIEAINDLDWKGHGITLSVRINGLDTQYMVRDVVDLVEQAGSKIDTILIPKVGVYSDVYMVEAMLNQLEMQQGLKNKIGIEALIETALGMANVEDIARNGASGRLEALHFGVADYAASNRARTTNIGGLNPDYPGDQWHAAISRMTVACRAFGLRPIDGPFGDIKDPEGYKMAARRAAALGCEGKWAIHPSQIELANEVFTPPAAEVEKAQRILAALKEAAAQGKGAAALDGRLIDAASERMANNVVRAAEAIAAKANINK, from the coding sequence ATGAGTCACACATTATATGAAGCGTCAGTTCAACGGGTTCAACGCTGTGAACTAGCTGTTCCGGGTTCTAATCCCGGTATGTTCGAAAAAGCGTTGAAGAGCGGCGTGGATTTCATCTTTCTTGACCTTGAGGATGCGGTTGCTCCCGATGATAAGCTGCAAGCGCGCAAGAATGTCATCGAAGCAATCAATGATCTGGATTGGAAAGGACATGGAATTACCCTCTCAGTACGTATCAATGGCCTTGATACTCAATATATGGTGCGCGATGTGGTTGATCTGGTCGAGCAGGCCGGCAGCAAGATTGATACCATCCTGATTCCGAAAGTCGGCGTTTATAGCGATGTCTATATGGTTGAGGCGATGCTCAATCAATTGGAAATGCAGCAGGGCCTGAAAAATAAAATCGGCATTGAAGCGCTGATTGAAACGGCTTTGGGCATGGCCAATGTCGAAGACATCGCTCGCAATGGCGCATCCGGCCGTCTGGAAGCCTTGCATTTCGGCGTAGCCGATTACGCAGCCAGCAATCGCGCCAGAACCACCAATATCGGCGGCTTAAATCCTGATTATCCGGGCGACCAGTGGCATGCCGCAATCAGCCGCATGACCGTTGCATGCCGCGCATTCGGTTTGCGTCCTATTGACGGTCCATTTGGTGACATCAAAGATCCCGAAGGCTATAAAATGGCCGCAAGACGCGCAGCAGCGCTCGGTTGCGAGGGCAAATGGGCAATCCATCCGTCTCAGATCGAATTGGCTAATGAAGTGTTCACGCCGCCTGCGGCAGAAGTTGAGAAAGCACAGCGCATATTAGCCGCTTTAAAGGAAGCGGCGGCACAGGGCAAAGGCGCAGCGGCGCTGGACGGCCGCCTGATCGACGCAGCATCGGAAAGAATGGCGAACAATGTGGTAAGAGCCGCCGAAGCCATTGCTGCAAAAGCCAACATTAATAAATAA
- a CDS encoding NADP-dependent methylenetetrahydromethanopterin/methylenetetrahydrofolate dehydrogenase, producing the protein MKKLLFQFDTDAHPSVFDTVVGYDGGADHVVGYGGLTPDNITSLVEGTIFTRAPKEKKNTAIFVGGSDMVAGQELFTAIQKHFFPGFQVSIMLDSNGSNTTAAAGVAKLATSGTIAGKKVVILAGTGPVGQRAAVMLAQEGAEVSLTSRSMERAVQACNAMKARFGVDLTPIEAADSEARAKAIEYANIVFATGKAGVELLTVEQWQNNPHIEMMADANATPPIGIGGTDMMDKGIERHGKIIWGAIGFGTLKLALHRACIAKLFEDNRQVFDAENIFALAMEMA; encoded by the coding sequence ATGAAAAAACTGCTATTCCAATTCGATACAGACGCTCACCCCTCCGTTTTCGATACTGTTGTAGGCTATGATGGCGGTGCGGATCATGTAGTCGGGTACGGGGGACTGACGCCGGACAACATCACTTCCCTAGTGGAAGGCACTATTTTCACGCGCGCACCCAAAGAAAAGAAAAATACGGCCATTTTCGTTGGCGGCAGCGACATGGTTGCAGGCCAAGAACTCTTTACGGCCATACAAAAACATTTCTTTCCAGGTTTCCAGGTTTCCATCATGCTGGACAGCAACGGCAGCAACACGACCGCGGCCGCAGGCGTGGCTAAACTGGCTACCAGCGGCACGATAGCCGGTAAAAAAGTCGTCATATTGGCAGGCACAGGCCCGGTAGGCCAGCGCGCAGCCGTCATGCTGGCGCAGGAAGGCGCTGAAGTCTCGTTGACTTCCCGCTCGATGGAACGCGCCGTCCAGGCCTGCAATGCCATGAAAGCGCGCTTCGGCGTTGACTTGACCCCCATTGAAGCAGCCGACAGCGAGGCCAGGGCCAAAGCCATCGAATATGCGAACATCGTATTTGCGACCGGCAAGGCAGGTGTCGAACTGCTCACAGTCGAGCAATGGCAAAACAATCCCCATATCGAAATGATGGCCGACGCCAACGCGACGCCGCCGATCGGCATCGGCGGCACCGACATGATGGACAAAGGCATCGAACGCCACGGCAAAATCATCTGGGGCGCTATCGGCTTCGGCACGTTGAAGCTGGCCTTACACCGCGCTTGCATTGCCAAACTGTTTGAAGACAACAGACAGGTTTTTGATGCCGAAAACATCTTTGCTCTCGCTATGGAAATGGCTTGA
- the sucD gene encoding succinate--CoA ligase subunit alpha: MAILINENTRIIVQGFTGKIGTFHAQDMINYGSNVVGGITPGKGGQTHLGLPVFNTVKESVRKAGAEASIIFVPPAYAADSIMEAADAGIKYCVAITDGIPTQDMMKVKNFLRRFPEEERMVLTGPNCAGTISPGRAMLGIMPGHIYMKGNVGIVGRSGTLGYEAADQMKRLGIGVSTSVGIGGDPINGSSHRDILEKFEQDPETKVVVMIGEIGGPQEVEAGIFAKENMSKPVVAYIAGLTAPEGRRMGHAGAIISSAGESAAEKVAILKDLGVTICPTPSSMGETVAAVLAKL, encoded by the coding sequence ATGGCAATTTTAATTAACGAAAACACTCGCATCATTGTTCAGGGCTTTACCGGTAAAATCGGTACGTTCCATGCTCAGGACATGATTAACTATGGCTCCAATGTCGTCGGCGGCATTACGCCGGGCAAAGGCGGACAGACGCACCTGGGCCTGCCTGTCTTCAATACGGTTAAAGAATCCGTGCGCAAAGCCGGCGCCGAAGCCAGCATCATTTTTGTTCCTCCCGCTTACGCGGCCGATTCGATCATGGAAGCGGCCGATGCGGGCATCAAATACTGCGTAGCGATCACCGACGGTATTCCTACGCAGGACATGATGAAAGTGAAAAATTTCCTGCGCCGATTCCCCGAAGAGGAAAGAATGGTGCTGACAGGCCCTAACTGTGCCGGCACGATCAGCCCGGGACGCGCCATGCTCGGTATTATGCCAGGGCACATTTACATGAAGGGCAATGTCGGTATTGTCGGACGTTCAGGTACTTTGGGTTATGAAGCCGCTGACCAGATGAAACGTTTGGGCATCGGCGTTTCCACTTCGGTCGGCATCGGCGGCGATCCTATCAACGGCAGTTCGCACCGCGATATTCTGGAAAAATTCGAACAGGATCCGGAAACCAAAGTCGTGGTCATGATCGGCGAGATCGGCGGCCCGCAAGAAGTGGAAGCCGGCATCTTCGCCAAAGAAAACATGAGCAAGCCGGTCGTGGCTTACATCGCCGGTTTAACTGCGCCCGAAGGCCGCCGCATGGGGCATGCCGGCGCGATTATTTCATCGGCGGGCGAAAGCGCGGCCGAGAAAGTCGCCATACTGAAAGATCTGGGGGTGACGATTTGCCCGACTCCATCTTCGATGGGCGAAACGGTCGCAGCCGTATTGGCCAAGCTGTAA
- a CDS encoding glycerate kinase type-2 family protein, with the protein MSNCANPASIETIRKNALSIFQAGIESADPYKAVKRCLIAGDHHIEIRLNLNDGNQKRMGRWSKVHLIAFGKAACAMARAAQEIIPAHLLAGRGIAVTNYENETAVDNFDVIGASHPLPDAAGLKGAQLIAEQVLGAQKDELVLVLVSGGGSALIPYPAPSIALDEKIATTDLLLACGANINQINCVRKHLSQIKGGGLAKMAMPADLHALILSDVLGDDLSAIASGPTVPDPTTFADAIHVFKTKGVWDQVPANVRHHLEQGLQGNLPETPKPGDKAFKNTAHTLIGSNAISLSAIMKTSEDLGYEAKLYSDHLCGEARDEAEKLVIHAKQLIDNGIARPIALLAGGETTVTVKGNGRGGRNQEMALAFACAAEKHGLTGNWTFLSGGTDGRDGPTDAAGGLIDPNTIQRMRHTDIDPQALLDNNDAYSALKTAGDLLDTGATGTNVADLQILLIHPQS; encoded by the coding sequence ATGAGCAATTGTGCCAATCCAGCCTCAATCGAAACTATCAGAAAAAATGCACTCAGCATTTTTCAAGCCGGCATTGAGTCTGCCGATCCCTATAAAGCCGTTAAGCGCTGCCTTATCGCTGGCGATCATCATATCGAAATTCGGTTAAATTTAAATGACGGCAATCAGAAACGCATGGGCAGATGGTCAAAAGTCCACCTGATCGCCTTCGGAAAAGCAGCCTGCGCCATGGCCAGGGCTGCGCAGGAAATTATTCCGGCGCATTTGCTGGCAGGCAGAGGCATTGCCGTAACCAACTATGAAAATGAAACGGCCGTCGATAATTTTGATGTCATCGGCGCGTCGCATCCGTTGCCCGATGCGGCAGGGCTCAAAGGGGCACAATTGATCGCCGAACAGGTACTCGGCGCGCAAAAGGATGAACTGGTGCTGGTACTGGTCAGCGGCGGCGGTTCGGCGCTGATCCCCTATCCGGCGCCATCGATTGCGCTGGATGAAAAAATCGCCACAACAGATCTGCTGCTGGCCTGTGGCGCCAACATCAACCAGATCAACTGCGTACGCAAGCATCTATCCCAAATCAAGGGCGGCGGCTTGGCCAAAATGGCGATGCCGGCCGATCTGCATGCGCTGATTTTATCCGATGTCCTGGGAGACGATTTAAGCGCCATCGCCAGCGGGCCTACCGTGCCTGACCCTACGACATTTGCCGACGCCATCCATGTTTTCAAAACCAAAGGCGTATGGGACCAAGTGCCCGCCAATGTTCGGCATCATCTGGAACAGGGGCTGCAAGGCAACCTGCCCGAAACGCCAAAACCGGGCGACAAAGCCTTCAAAAATACCGCTCACACACTGATCGGCAGCAATGCCATCAGTCTCAGCGCGATTATGAAAACCTCCGAAGACCTCGGTTACGAAGCAAAGTTATATAGCGATCATCTATGCGGAGAAGCCAGAGATGAGGCCGAAAAGTTAGTCATCCATGCCAAGCAGCTCATCGATAACGGCATCGCAAGACCGATTGCCCTATTGGCAGGCGGCGAAACGACAGTCACTGTGAAAGGCAATGGACGCGGCGGCCGTAACCAGGAAATGGCGCTTGCCTTCGCCTGCGCCGCCGAGAAACATGGCTTGACAGGCAACTGGACCTTTCTGAGCGGCGGTACCGATGGCCGCGACGGCCCGACTGATGCAGCCGGCGGCCTGATTGACCCGAACACGATCCAGCGCATGCGGCATACCGACATTGATCCGCAAGCACTGCTAGATAACAACGACGCCTATAGCGCCTTAAAAACCGCCGGAGACTTACTTGACACAGGCGCAACCGGGACCAATGTTGCCGACCTGCAGATATTGCTGATTCATCCACAATCTTGA
- a CDS encoding 2-hydroxyacid dehydrogenase: MSKPKVFVTRKWPESVEAKLKELYDVTLNEYDRPLSAAHFKDALQNYDAVCPTVCDSFPAEVINVPNKRCKILGNFGVGFNHIDTNAAKEQGLVVTNTPGVLTESTADIAMTLLLMSARRGAEGDRLVRSRQWTGWCPTHMMSSDVTGATLGLIGFGRIAQAMARKAHHGFGMKIYYFSPRAADQQVVDGLDATRCDTIEELMQVSDYVSLHCPGGAETRHLINEERLNLMKPTAHLINTARGDVVDSKALIKALREKRIAGAGLDVYEGEPNVDEGFLTLENVSLLPHLGSATIATRTAMGEKVLANLAAFFAGQEPPDRII; this comes from the coding sequence ATGAGCAAACCTAAAGTCTTCGTCACGCGCAAGTGGCCCGAATCCGTTGAAGCCAAGCTTAAAGAGCTTTATGACGTTACTTTAAATGAATACGACCGCCCGCTGTCTGCCGCTCATTTCAAAGATGCGCTGCAAAACTATGACGCCGTATGCCCGACTGTTTGCGACTCATTCCCTGCGGAGGTCATTAATGTCCCTAACAAGCGCTGCAAAATCCTGGGCAATTTCGGCGTCGGCTTCAATCATATCGACACCAATGCCGCTAAGGAACAAGGCCTGGTCGTGACCAATACGCCCGGTGTATTAACCGAGAGCACGGCCGATATAGCCATGACCTTGTTATTGATGTCGGCGCGGCGCGGTGCCGAAGGCGACCGATTAGTCCGTTCCAGACAATGGACCGGCTGGTGCCCGACACATATGATGAGTTCGGACGTCACGGGCGCTACCTTAGGCTTGATCGGTTTCGGCCGCATTGCTCAAGCCATGGCGCGAAAAGCTCATCATGGTTTCGGCATGAAAATCTATTATTTCAGCCCGCGCGCCGCAGATCAGCAAGTTGTTGATGGTCTGGATGCGACCCGTTGCGATACCATTGAAGAACTTATGCAGGTCTCCGACTATGTTTCATTGCACTGCCCGGGCGGCGCCGAAACGCGTCATTTAATCAATGAAGAACGGCTTAACCTGATGAAGCCGACAGCGCACCTGATCAATACCGCGCGCGGCGATGTCGTCGACAGCAAGGCGTTAATCAAAGCCCTGAGAGAAAAAAGAATCGCCGGCGCCGGCCTGGATGTTTACGAAGGCGAGCCCAATGTTGATGAAGGATTTCTGACGCTGGAGAACGTATCGCTACTGCCTCACTTAGGCAGCGCCACTATTGCTACGCGCACGGCCATGGGCGAAAAAGTGCTGGCAAATCTGGCGGCCTTTTTTGCAGGCCAGGAGCCGCCCGATCGGATCATTTAA
- a CDS encoding malate dehydrogenase, with protein sequence MKTPVHIAVTGAAGQISYSLLFRLAAGSLLGPEQPIVLHLLEIPPAMNALQGVVMELKDCAYPLLHRIEVTSDPKVAFRDADYAFLIGARPRGPGMERKDLLEVNAEIFAIQGKALNEVAKRDIKILVTGNPANTNALIAISNAPDLKPENFSAMSRLDHNRAIAQLAEKCGVLPSDIKNMAIWGNHSTTQYPDLHHAKVKGQPALSLVEHEWFVNEFIPTIQQRGATIIKARGGQSSAASAANAAINQMGNWILGTKEDDWVSMSLLSDGSYGIEPGLVYSYPVTVVNGQVNIVKGLDINEFSMQRMKATEAELKEERDSVRHLL encoded by the coding sequence ATGAAAACACCCGTTCATATCGCGGTTACAGGCGCGGCAGGACAAATCAGTTATTCATTGCTATTTCGCTTGGCGGCAGGTTCATTGCTTGGCCCTGAGCAGCCTATTGTTCTGCATTTGCTGGAAATCCCGCCAGCGATGAATGCTTTACAGGGCGTAGTCATGGAATTGAAGGATTGCGCTTATCCTCTGCTGCATCGCATTGAAGTTACTAGCGATCCTAAAGTGGCGTTCAGAGATGCCGATTATGCTTTTTTAATTGGCGCTCGCCCACGCGGACCCGGAATGGAACGAAAAGATTTGCTGGAAGTGAATGCAGAGATTTTCGCGATCCAGGGCAAGGCTTTAAATGAAGTAGCCAAGCGAGATATTAAAATATTGGTGACAGGCAATCCGGCCAATACCAATGCCTTGATCGCTATAAGCAATGCACCGGATTTAAAGCCGGAGAATTTCTCCGCTATGAGCAGGCTGGATCATAATCGGGCTATAGCTCAATTAGCCGAGAAATGCGGCGTGCTGCCGTCCGATATAAAGAACATGGCTATTTGGGGCAACCATTCCACGACTCAGTATCCTGATTTGCACCATGCCAAGGTCAAAGGCCAGCCTGCCTTGTCGCTGGTTGAGCATGAATGGTTTGTCAATGAGTTTATACCTACCATTCAACAGCGCGGTGCGACAATCATTAAAGCCAGGGGCGGGCAGTCCAGTGCGGCATCGGCGGCTAATGCCGCAATCAATCAAATGGGCAACTGGATCTTGGGTACCAAAGAGGATGATTGGGTCAGCATGTCGCTACTGTCGGACGGCAGCTACGGCATTGAGCCGGGCCTGGTCTATTCCTATCCTGTCACAGTCGTTAATGGTCAGGTTAATATCGTCAAAGGGCTCGATATCAATGAGTTCAGTATGCAAAGAATGAAGGCTACAGAGGCTGAATTAAAAGAGGAAAGGGATTCGGTCAGGCATTTGCTTTAG